A genomic segment from Aegilops tauschii subsp. strangulata cultivar AL8/78 chromosome 1, Aet v6.0, whole genome shotgun sequence encodes:
- the LOC141027501 gene encoding uncharacterized protein: MAGSHNDINVLQHSPVFARLAEGHSPPVNFEINGHQYNKGYYLADGIYSQWSTFVKTISKPQGEKRKRFAQMQESVGKDVERAFGVLQSRWGIVRNPALSWDERKLWEVMTACVIMHNMVVEDERDESIFDQGFDYQGENIEPLHQDPAIFEQFVQFHREMRDWHTHLKLQNDLVEHVWDHIGNQ, translated from the coding sequence ATGGCAGGttctcacaatgatatcaacgtgctgcaGCATTCTCCAGTCTTTGCGAGGCTTGCAGAAGGTCACTCCCCACCTGTCAACTTTGAGATCAACGGCCACCAGTACAACAAGGGATACTATCTAGCTGATGGTATATATTCTCAGTGGTCAACTTTTGTGAAGACAATCTCGAAACCCCAAGGTGAGAAGAGAAAGAGATTTGCCCAAATGCAAGAGAGTGTTGGAAAGGATGTGGAACGTGCTTTTGGTGTGCTTCAATCCCGGTGGGGTATCGTTCGAAACCCTGCACTGTCATGGGATGAAAGGAAGctttgggaggtgatgactgcttgtgtgatcatgcacaacatggtCGTCGAGGACGAGCGTGATGAGAGTATCTTCGACCAAGGATTTGATTATCAAGGTGAAAATATTGAGCCCCTGCACCAAGACCCGGCCATATTTGAACAGTTTGTCCAATTTCACCGTGAGATGCGTGATTGGCACACTCATTTGAAACTTCAAAATGACTTGGTTGAGCACGTGTGGGATCacattggcaaccaatag